A single genomic interval of Spinacia oleracea cultivar Varoflay chromosome 6, BTI_SOV_V1, whole genome shotgun sequence harbors:
- the LOC130464273 gene encoding uncharacterized protein translates to MSEVFNAYILSARHKPIITMLEDIREGLMERLHKKRDFIGKKEIMLCPRIQIQLEKHKIWARGWNAYWDGGFCYGVREGATQVKYVVDLNQHTCSCNAWQVSGIPCKHAIVAIWNKVDHPEQYVNAYFCKQTYMKAYEFLLEPLNGPQEWPTSDSIVVAPNVKKVNGRPKTKRRYGVGEVTASGKLKRTGCSMKCSLCGVIGHNKRGCKNAPKQQQHNNNHATAEQTTPQQQHPRTSSAIPMHNRGVGIYTYPNGYQRIATPISQHFPTPQRQRPPAAFYSDHGGEQTIYSFPAHDFPLSQTQPSQGHTISSQALQDLAMARRLEKRP, encoded by the exons ATGAGTGAGGTGTTTAATGCATACATCTTGAGTGCAAGGCACAAGCCTATTATTACCATGTTGGAAGATATCAGAGAGGGTTTGATGGAAAGACTGCATAAGAAAAGAGATTTCATTGGGAAAAAGGAGATAATGTTGTGTCCTAGGATCCAAATTCAGTTAGAGAAACACAAAATTTGGGCTAGGGGTTGGAATGCATACTGGGATGGTGGGTTTTGCTATGGAGTAAGAGAAGGTGCAACACAGGTTAAGTATGTGGTGGATCTGAACCAACATACTTGCAGTTGCAATGCATGGCaggtgagtgggattccatgcaaacatgcaattgttgctatatggaataaagtagaccACCCAGAACAATATGTCAATGCATATTTCTGCAAACAGACCTACATGAAGGCATATGAATTTTTGTTAGAGCCTTTAAATGGTCCTCAAGAGTGGCCTACTTCTGATAGCATTGTTGTGGCTCCAAATGTGAAAAAGGTCAATGGAAGACCTAAAACAAAGAGGAGATATGGTGTTGGAGAGGTAACTGCATCTGGTAAGCTGAAGAGAACAGGTTGTTCTATGAAATGCAGCTTATGTGGTGTGATAGGCCACAACAAAAGGGGTTGCAAGAATGCCcctaagcaacaacaacacaacaacaatcATGCTACTGCAGAGCAGACCACACCACAGCAACAACACCCAAGAACCAGTTCAGCTATACCAATGCACAATAGGGGTGTGGGTATTTATACCTACCCAAATGGGTATCAAAGAATAGCTACT CCTATATCACAACACTTCCCCACACCACAGAGGCAAAGACCTCCTGCAGCTTTCTATTCTGATCATGGGGGTGAGCAAACCATCTACTCCTTCCCTGCACATGACTTCCCATTGTCACAGACTCAACCAAGTCAAGGACACACAATATCAAGCCAAGCATTGCAGGATCTTGCAATGGCTAGAAGATTAGAAAAAAGACCATGA
- the LOC130463360 gene encoding uncharacterized protein has product MRVQDIQETIWLEKGIRVSKDKAARARRRGQALIVGEYKEQYALLPRYAAEILRSNPGNTVKLKLDANVFDRLYLCFEALRKGFLAGCRPFISLDGCFLKGPFGGQLLVAVGRDGNNQMFPLAWAVCEVESTDTWSWFLELLATDLGTSEGAGYTFMSDQQKGLLAAVSNVFPQAESRVCARHVYCNFRGVFGGGLEYRKQFWTIAKSNTVNHFNENIEVMRGI; this is encoded by the coding sequence ATGAGAGTGCAAGATATTCAGGAAACCATTTGGTTAGAAAAGGGTATAAGGGTGAGCAAAGACAAGGCTGCCAGGGCTAGGAGAAGGGGTCAAGCACTCATTGTTGGTGAATACAAAGAGCAGTATGCATTACTCCCAAGGTATGCAGCTGAGATACTAAGAAGCAATCCAGGGAACACAGTGAAGTTGAAGTTGGATGCAAATGTGTTTGACAGACTGTATTTGTGTTTTGAGGCACTTAGGAAAGGGTTCTTGGCAGGATGCAGACCTTTCATATCACTTGATGGATGTTTCTTAAAGGGACCATTTGGGGGTCAATTGTTAGTAGCAGTAGGGAGGGATGGAAACAATCAAATGTTCCCTTTGGCTTGGGCTGTTTGTGAGGTTGAGAGCACTGACACATGGAGTTGGTTTCTAGAACTTCTAGCTACTGATTTAGGCACTAGTGAAGGAGCAGGGTACACTTTCATGTCTGACCAACAAAAGGGTTTACTTGCTGCTGTGTCAAATGTGTTTCCACAAGCTGAAAGTAGGGTGTGTGCAAGGCATGTGTACTGTAACTTTAGgggagtgtttggaggtggtTTAGAGTACAGAAAACAATTTTGGACTATTGCAAAAAGCAACACAGTAAATCACTTCAATGAAAACATTGAAGTAATGAGGGGTATTTGA
- the LOC130463361 gene encoding uncharacterized protein has protein sequence MRQKSLKKWVRSLIIKAIGKSFSIEYLKSSLRRIWKITPPLQSIALGKGFYNVTIPSEEAREGILSKGPWFVAGHMLFVQPWTPGFKPSQAVISKAPVWVSLPELPIEFHTKPILHRIANEIGAFIRTDMNTIEQNRVRFARIQILLDLAKQRKEAVWLGAFKQPIHYEDTPQFCHQCSTIGHGDERCPQKKKNREISKNGGSTGDADGDQNLGQDVSQAKRVDREEEGEGPWIHVSKKATAGSKKGERKKAPRNKKADSKFAAEGNVGEKGEKRQNHNGQKKKPNGPTGRYTILVQNVTTKLSAQLRKKDLNKAQNKKPISEVDPTLKAIREVPTASIDASTPKLNHLHLSQPKAALQIQSKPSIYHHPPPPNKSQSYDPNLSPSPQQ, from the coding sequence CCACCACTGCAATCCATAGCATTAGGGAAAGGTTTTTACAATGTCACGATACCCTCGGAGGAGGCAAGAGAAGGTATCCTCTCGAAGGGACCGTGGTTTGTTGCAGGCCACATGCTCTTTGTCCAACCTTGGACACCAGGTTTCAAACCATCGCAAGCGGTCATCTCAAAAGCACCAGTGTGGGTTTCACTGCCGGAGTTACCAATAGAATTCCACACCAAACCAATTCTGCATAGAATTGCAAATGAAATAGGGGCTTTTATCAGAACAGATATGAACACAATTGAGCAAAACAGAGTAAGATTTGCCAGAATTCAGATTTTGCTAGATTTGGCAAAACAGAGGAAGGAAGCTGTATGGTTAGGAGCCTTCAAACAACCCATACACTATGAAGACACACCACAATTCTGTCACCAATGCAGCACCATTGGCCATGGAGATGAAAGATGCCCCCAGAAAAAAAAGAACAGAGAGATAagcaagaacggagggagtacaggGGATGCTGATGGTGATCAAAATTTAGGGCAAGACGTGTCACAAGCAAAAAGGGTTGATAGAGAGGAAGAAGGGGAAGGCCCTTGGATTCATGTTTCAAAAAAGGCGACAGCGGGAAGTAAGAAAGGTGAAAGGAAAAAGGCTCCAAGAAACAAGAAAGCTGATTCGAAGTTTGCTGCAGAAGGTAATGTTGGAGAGAAAGGGGAGAAAAGACAAAATCACAACGGACAAAAGAAGAAACCAAATGGTCCAACGGGAAGGTATACGATTTTGGTCCAAAATGTTACTACCAAACTATCAGCCCAGCTGAGGAAAAAGGATCTCAACAAAGCCCAAAACAAGAAGCCCATCAGTGAAGTGGATCCAACCCTCAAAGCTATACGGGAAGTCCCAACGGCTAGCATTGATGCCTCAACTCCAAAATTAAATCACCTCCATCTAAGCCAACCAAAAGCTGCCCTTCAAATCCAATCCAAGCCGTCCATTTATCACCACCCCCCCCCTCCCAACAAATCACAGTCGTATGATCCCAACCTTTCACCTTCTCCTCAACAGTAA